The following are encoded together in the Thalassomonas haliotis genome:
- a CDS encoding FAD:protein FMN transferase, with protein sequence MKVTQGFKRERFKALMFLRLRTWFGLLALAFLFSCSENDQRAGKQEVLLQGNTMGTTYTVKLIGDEQEVKDKKIHRQIEALLKQVNQQMSTYIPDSELSLFNKSDAADAIVVSQGLERVVSEAIRLGRLTGGKLDVTVGPLVNLWGFGPEYRPETVPSDDLLARTKAQTGLDKLILSEHKLSKAVPSLYVDLSTIAKGYGVDMVAELVERNGIDNYLVEIGGEMRLKGFKHNGSLWHVAIEKPVSTERAVQQIIVPKDNAIATSGDYRIYFEADGQRFSHIIDPDTGKPINHKLVSVTVIHPSSMTADGLSTAMMVMGEKQAMAFAEENELAALFIIKTQDGFEQQSTLKFVQFLK encoded by the coding sequence ATGAAAGTAACTCAAGGATTTAAGCGAGAGCGGTTTAAAGCATTGATGTTTTTACGGTTAAGAACCTGGTTCGGGCTGCTGGCGCTGGCCTTTTTGTTTTCCTGCTCCGAAAATGATCAGCGGGCGGGTAAACAGGAAGTGCTGCTCCAGGGAAATACCATGGGCACTACCTATACCGTTAAGCTGATTGGCGATGAGCAGGAAGTTAAAGATAAAAAAATTCACCGGCAAATAGAGGCTTTGCTAAAGCAAGTGAACCAGCAAATGTCCACTTATATTCCGGACTCCGAACTGTCCCTGTTTAACAAATCAGATGCTGCTGACGCCATTGTTGTCTCTCAAGGTTTGGAGCGGGTAGTCAGTGAAGCGATACGCTTAGGAAGGCTCACCGGCGGCAAGCTCGATGTCACCGTTGGTCCTCTGGTGAATCTTTGGGGCTTTGGCCCGGAATATCGGCCGGAAACCGTACCAAGTGATGATTTACTTGCCAGGACTAAGGCTCAAACCGGTTTGGACAAGCTTATTTTAAGCGAGCATAAACTGTCCAAGGCTGTACCTTCTTTATATGTCGATTTATCGACGATTGCCAAAGGCTATGGCGTGGACATGGTGGCTGAGTTGGTTGAGCGTAACGGCATTGATAACTACTTGGTGGAAATCGGCGGAGAAATGCGTTTAAAGGGCTTCAAGCATAACGGCTCCTTATGGCATGTCGCCATTGAAAAACCTGTGTCAACGGAGCGGGCAGTGCAGCAAATTATAGTGCCTAAAGATAATGCCATAGCCACTTCGGGTGATTACCGGATTTATTTTGAAGCAGACGGCCAGCGTTTTTCCCATATTATTGATCCTGACACCGGCAAACCTATTAACCATAAGTTAGTTTCGGTAACCGTTATTCACCCTTCTTCGATGACGGCGGATGGTTTATCTACGGCAATGATGGTGATGGGAGAAAAGCAGGCGATGGCATTTGCCGAGGAAAATGAGCTTGCTGCTTTGTTTATAATTAAAACTCAAGATGGCTTTGAACAGCAAAGCACGTTAAAATTCGTACAATTTTTGAAATAG
- a CDS encoding MBL fold metallo-hydrolase — translation MRLFLLTLGLGVLLLGGGQSFANRFASVKINAEQVAGNVYMLQGSGGNIAVLATDQGLLMVDDQFAPLAGRIEAAMKGLASVDNPGLKYIVNTHFHKDHTGGNGSFAAKAPIFAHENVRQRVSQERPDELAALPVVTYQNGLTVYLADEEIQITHLPGGHTDGDSVVYFKKANVLHTGDLFFELGFPYVDLKHGGNVKAYLANVNALLDKVPDDVKIIPGHGKLTDKARYKVFAHMIDYSIKRVSRALSEGKSEQEILAMGIGQDYKHWSWSFINEERWLQTLISDLK, via the coding sequence ATGCGATTGTTTTTGCTAACTCTTGGCTTAGGGGTTTTGCTGCTTGGCGGCGGACAAAGTTTTGCCAACCGCTTTGCTTCGGTGAAGATTAACGCCGAGCAGGTGGCCGGCAATGTCTATATGTTGCAGGGGTCGGGAGGCAATATTGCCGTGCTGGCCACGGACCAGGGACTGCTAATGGTGGACGATCAATTTGCTCCCCTTGCCGGGCGTATCGAGGCCGCGATGAAAGGTCTCGCCAGTGTTGATAACCCGGGATTGAAATATATCGTTAATACCCATTTCCATAAGGACCATACCGGCGGTAATGGCAGCTTTGCTGCCAAGGCGCCTATTTTTGCCCATGAAAATGTCCGGCAACGTGTCAGCCAGGAGCGTCCGGATGAGCTGGCTGCTTTGCCTGTGGTGACCTATCAAAACGGTCTGACGGTATATCTGGCGGACGAAGAAATACAAATCACCCATTTACCCGGCGGCCATACCGACGGTGATTCTGTGGTTTATTTTAAAAAGGCGAATGTCCTGCATACCGGCGATCTGTTCTTTGAACTCGGCTTTCCCTATGTTGATCTTAAGCATGGCGGTAACGTTAAAGCGTATTTAGCGAATGTTAATGCGCTGCTGGATAAGGTGCCGGATGATGTCAAAATTATTCCCGGCCACGGTAAGTTAACCGACAAAGCCAGGTATAAGGTTTTTGCCCACATGATAGATTACAGCATCAAGCGGGTGAGCCGGGCACTGAGTGAAGGTAAGTCAGAGCAGGAAATTCTTGCGATGGGCATAGGTCAGGATTACAAGCACTGGTCCTGGTCTTTTATTAATGAAGAGCGCTGGCTGCAAACCCTGATCAGTGATTTAAAGTGA
- the dinB gene encoding DNA polymerase IV translates to MRKIIHIDMDCFYAAVEMRDNPHYRNIPLAVGGSGPRSVLCTCNYQAREFGVRSAMPAAKALQLCPELKIVDGRMSVYQEISQKIRAIFLRYTDIIEPLSLDEAFLDVSDSSECHGSATLIARQIRQEIFNELNLTASAGIAPNKFLAKIASDENKPNGQCVISPDKVASFVEHLPLKKIPGIGPKTAEKLKQFGYNTCADVRSSNVTKLQQIVGKFAFSLYQRSFGLDERELETSRLRKSLAIETTLAHDISSLECADVVNHLFPKLVERLKKHSDRSITRQGVKLKFADFNQTTVELQSQACDLEFFLCLLKKALARSDNRGIRLVGLTLGFAEKEQGVSQLSLPI, encoded by the coding sequence GTGCGTAAAATAATTCATATTGATATGGACTGTTTTTATGCGGCGGTGGAAATGCGGGATAATCCGCACTACCGAAATATCCCTTTGGCTGTTGGCGGCAGCGGGCCGCGCAGTGTGCTCTGTACCTGTAATTACCAGGCCCGTGAATTCGGCGTTCGCTCGGCGATGCCGGCGGCCAAGGCATTGCAGTTATGTCCGGAGTTAAAAATTGTCGATGGCCGGATGTCGGTTTATCAGGAAATCTCGCAAAAAATCCGCGCTATTTTTTTGCGTTATACCGATATTATCGAACCCTTGTCGTTAGATGAGGCCTTTCTGGATGTCTCAGACAGCAGTGAATGCCATGGCAGCGCCACCCTGATCGCCCGGCAGATCCGCCAGGAAATCTTTAATGAGCTTAACCTGACAGCCTCGGCCGGTATAGCCCCGAATAAGTTCCTGGCGAAAATTGCCAGTGATGAAAATAAACCCAATGGCCAGTGTGTGATCTCCCCCGATAAAGTGGCAAGTTTTGTTGAGCACCTGCCGCTGAAGAAAATTCCCGGCATAGGCCCGAAAACGGCGGAAAAGCTGAAACAGTTTGGTTATAACACTTGTGCCGATGTTCGCAGCAGTAATGTCACTAAGTTACAGCAAATTGTCGGTAAATTTGCCTTTTCTCTCTATCAGCGCAGCTTCGGGCTGGACGAACGAGAACTGGAAACTTCCCGTCTGCGCAAGTCTCTGGCGATTGAAACCACACTGGCGCATGATATTAGCTCGCTGGAATGTGCCGATGTCGTTAACCATCTTTTTCCTAAATTAGTGGAGCGGCTGAAAAAACACAGCGACAGAAGTATTACCCGCCAGGGGGTGAAGCTTAAATTTGCCGACTTTAACCAGACCACAGTGGAACTACAAAGCCAGGCGTGCGATCTGGAGTTTTTCTTGTGCCTGCTGAAAAAAGCCCTGGCGAGATCCGATAACCGGGGCATCCGCCTGGTGGGCTTAACCCTGGGGTTTGCCGAAAAAGAGCAAGGCGTCAGCCAGTTAAGCTTGCCGATATAA
- the nqrE gene encoding NADH:ubiquinone reductase (Na(+)-transporting) subunit E, which translates to MEHYLNIFIKTIFIENMALTFFLGMCTFLAVSKKVSTAIGLGVAVVVVLGLAVPANQIIYQAILAPGALDGLMGITDPAKSIDLSFLSFITFIGVIAALVQILEMVLDKYFPALYQALGIFLPLITVNCAIFGAVSFMVAKNLTLGESVVYGLGSGVGWMLAIVLLAGLREKMKYSDVPDGLKGLGITFITAGLMAFGFLSFGGISL; encoded by the coding sequence GTGGAACATTATTTAAATATTTTTATTAAAACCATATTTATTGAAAATATGGCGTTAACCTTCTTCTTGGGGATGTGTACTTTCCTGGCGGTGTCCAAGAAAGTGAGCACGGCTATCGGCTTAGGTGTTGCGGTTGTGGTGGTACTGGGTTTAGCGGTTCCTGCTAACCAGATCATCTACCAGGCCATTTTGGCGCCGGGCGCTTTAGACGGCCTTATGGGCATTACCGATCCGGCTAAATCCATAGATTTGAGCTTCCTGTCGTTCATCACCTTTATCGGGGTGATCGCGGCCTTAGTACAAATTTTGGAAATGGTATTGGATAAGTATTTTCCTGCCTTATACCAGGCCCTAGGGATCTTCCTGCCTTTGATCACGGTAAACTGTGCGATATTCGGTGCGGTTTCTTTCATGGTGGCGAAAAACCTGACCTTAGGCGAGAGCGTTGTTTATGGTCTGGGCAGCGGCGTCGGCTGGATGCTGGCCATCGTCCTGTTAGCGGGTCTTCGTGAAAAAATGAAGTACTCGGACGTACCGGACGGTTTGAAAGGTTTAGGTATTACGTTTATTACTGCGGGATTGATGGCGTTCGGCTTTCTTTCTTTCGGTGGTATTTCCCTGTAA
- a CDS encoding HupE/UreJ family protein: protein MIFFRTSVYLLFSLFFLSTSANAHINSPPQASLFILSGNEYKIELQLDIVHLLQVETGLEDDDNTLIPALKNLPLPALMKALHAGKNRLQDQIIIKFNQKTFPLASLQAPSLQQVKQILASPPGTSGYQLTFTGYGDMPNDSTEVSVSFPQTLGDVSLALARPYQTFVLAGKTSETIALQNQVSFSGELAAKITTFIDYTVQGVLHIIPKGLDHILFVLALFLLATRMSSLLWQVSAFTLAHTITLGLGIYGVVNLPATIVEPLITLSIAYVAVENIFALQLKKWRILVIFAFGLLHGLGFASVLLELGLAPGQYVLSLIAFNIGVELGQLAVILLAFACVWWWQSKHWYRRRIVQPLSLVIAVTGVYWFVERII, encoded by the coding sequence GTGATATTTTTCAGAACCTCAGTTTACCTGTTGTTTTCCTTATTTTTTTTAAGCACATCAGCTAATGCCCATATCAACAGCCCGCCACAGGCCAGCCTTTTTATTCTCAGTGGCAACGAATATAAAATAGAATTACAGCTTGATATCGTGCACCTGCTGCAGGTAGAAACAGGGCTGGAAGATGATGACAATACCCTGATCCCGGCACTGAAAAACTTACCCTTGCCCGCCTTGATGAAAGCCCTGCATGCAGGTAAAAACCGCTTGCAAGATCAAATCATTATAAAATTCAATCAGAAAACTTTTCCGCTTGCCAGCCTGCAGGCCCCGAGTCTGCAGCAAGTAAAACAAATTCTGGCAAGCCCGCCGGGCACTTCAGGTTACCAGCTTACCTTTACCGGTTACGGCGATATGCCAAACGATAGTACCGAAGTGAGCGTGAGTTTTCCCCAAACATTGGGAGATGTCTCCCTGGCGCTGGCGCGTCCCTATCAGACCTTTGTCCTGGCGGGGAAAACCAGTGAAACCATCGCCTTGCAAAACCAGGTGTCTTTTTCCGGCGAACTTGCCGCAAAAATCACCACTTTTATCGATTACACCGTCCAGGGGGTGTTGCATATTATCCCCAAAGGCTTAGATCATATCTTATTCGTATTAGCCCTGTTTTTATTGGCAACCAGGATGTCCAGCTTACTATGGCAAGTCAGTGCTTTTACTTTGGCCCATACCATCACTTTAGGCCTGGGGATCTATGGCGTGGTCAATTTACCTGCGACGATTGTTGAGCCGCTGATCACCTTATCCATTGCTTATGTGGCGGTGGAAAATATTTTCGCCCTGCAATTAAAAAAATGGCGCATCCTGGTGATCTTTGCCTTTGGCTTATTACACGGCTTAGGCTTTGCCTCGGTACTGCTGGAATTAGGACTGGCGCCAGGACAATATGTGTTAAGTTTAATCGCCTTTAATATCGGGGTGGAGCTGGGCCAGCTTGCCGTCATTTTACTGGCTTTTGCCTGTGTCTGGTGGTGGCAAAGCAAACACTGGTATCGCCGGCGCATAGTACAACCATTAAGCCTGGTGATTGCCGTTACCGGCGTATACTGGTTTGTAGAAAGGATAATTTAA
- a CDS encoding Na(+)-translocating NADH-quinone reductase subunit C, whose translation MSSNKETFGKTLIFVFIVCLVCAALVSISAVGLKPLQTANRLLDQQTKILEAAGLLEQAGKDVKGTYSKYVEAKMIDLDSGAFIEGNTDMFDERRDSRDLSKSSKPKNDIAGINRRADNAVIYLIKDDNGKVKTIVLPIIGSGLWDLMSGFVGLAPDLNTVQSVVYSELKETPGLGAEVLNPNWKALWPGKKMFDAQNNVAIKLVKGGAKPGDVNGVDALSGATLTSDGVERTLHFWLGEEGYGPFITQFRAQLRDGGM comes from the coding sequence ATGTCCAGTAATAAAGAAACTTTCGGCAAAACGCTGATTTTTGTTTTCATTGTTTGTTTAGTCTGTGCGGCGTTAGTGTCTATTTCCGCCGTTGGCCTGAAACCTTTGCAAACAGCTAACCGCTTGTTAGATCAGCAAACTAAGATTTTAGAAGCTGCCGGTCTGTTGGAACAAGCTGGTAAAGATGTTAAAGGTACTTACAGCAAGTATGTTGAAGCTAAAATGATTGACCTGGACTCAGGTGCTTTTATTGAAGGCAATACCGACATGTTTGACGAGCGCCGTGATTCTCGTGATCTGAGCAAGAGCTCAAAACCGAAGAATGATATCGCCGGTATTAACCGCCGCGCCGACAATGCCGTGATTTATCTGATCAAAGATGATAACGGTAAAGTTAAAACTATCGTTTTACCTATTATCGGTAGCGGCTTATGGGACTTGATGTCAGGTTTCGTTGGTTTAGCTCCGGATTTAAATACCGTACAAAGTGTTGTTTACTCTGAGTTAAAAGAAACTCCGGGTTTAGGTGCGGAAGTACTTAATCCGAACTGGAAAGCTTTATGGCCGGGTAAGAAAATGTTTGATGCACAAAATAATGTTGCCATTAAACTTGTTAAAGGCGGTGCCAAGCCTGGTGATGTTAACGGTGTTGATGCGTTATCCGGTGCTACCTTGACCAGTGACGGCGTAGAGCGTACTTTACACTTTTGGTTAGGTGAAGAGGGTTACGGTCCGTTTATCACTCAATTCCGTGCTCAACTTCGTGACGGAGGAATGTAA
- a CDS encoding NADH:ubiquinone reductase (Na(+)-transporting) subunit D, whose amino-acid sequence MSSEAKKVLTAPIVDNNPIALQILGICSALAVTSSMANALVMTIAVVMVTAFSNLFISLIRNQIPSSVRIIVQMAIIASLVIVVDQVLKAFSYQLSKELSVYIGLIITNCIVMGRAEAFAMKEKPGVSFLDGIGNGLGYGFILITVAFFRELFGFGTLFGFEVLPLIQNGGWYQGNGLLVLPFSSFFVIGLIIWAIRQFKPEQVEKD is encoded by the coding sequence ATGTCTTCAGAAGCTAAAAAAGTTCTCACGGCTCCTATAGTCGACAATAACCCGATTGCCTTACAGATATTGGGTATTTGTTCTGCATTGGCGGTTACCAGCTCTATGGCTAACGCCCTGGTAATGACCATAGCAGTTGTGATGGTAACGGCATTTTCGAATTTATTTATTTCGCTTATCCGCAACCAGATCCCTTCAAGCGTGCGTATTATCGTGCAAATGGCGATTATCGCATCACTGGTAATCGTGGTAGACCAAGTGCTTAAAGCTTTCTCTTACCAGTTATCGAAAGAGTTATCGGTTTATATCGGTTTGATCATCACCAACTGTATCGTAATGGGCCGCGCTGAAGCCTTCGCCATGAAAGAAAAACCAGGCGTAAGCTTCCTTGACGGTATCGGTAACGGTTTAGGTTACGGTTTTATCCTGATCACCGTCGCCTTCTTCCGCGAACTGTTCGGTTTCGGCACCCTTTTTGGTTTTGAGGTTTTACCTTTAATTCAAAATGGCGGCTGGTACCAGGGTAACGGCTTATTAGTCTTACCATTTAGTTCATTCTTCGTTATCGGGTTGATTATCTGGGCTATTCGCCAGTTCAAACCTGAGCAAGTAGAGAAGGATTAA
- the nqrF gene encoding NADH:ubiquinone reductase (Na(+)-transporting) subunit F, with product MEIVLGVSMFTLIVLALVLVILFAKSKLVSSGDVTITINGDPEKSVTTAAGGKLLGALADQGIFVPSACGGGGTCGQCRVHVHSGGGDILPTEMGHVNKREAKEGCRLSCQVAVKQDMDIELEDEIFGVQQWECEVISNDNKATFIKELKLQIPNGESVPFRAGGYIQIEAPAHHVKYKDFDIDEQYRGDWEHFGFFDVESKVDTDTLRAYSMANYPEEEGIIMLNVRIATPPPGKLHLPAGKMSSYIFSLKPGDKVTISGPFGEFFAKDTDAEMVFIGGGAGMAPMRSHIFDQLKRLKSKRKMSFWYGARSLREMFYEDDYNGLAADNDNFEWHVALSDPQPEDNWDGMTGFIHNVLYENYLKDHEAPEDCEYYMCGPPMMNAAVIHMLKDLGVEDENIMLDDFGG from the coding sequence ATGGAAATAGTTCTCGGCGTATCGATGTTTACCCTAATAGTATTGGCTTTGGTGTTAGTGATTTTATTCGCTAAATCCAAGCTGGTTTCTTCAGGGGACGTAACGATAACAATAAACGGTGATCCGGAAAAGTCGGTCACTACAGCGGCCGGCGGCAAGTTATTAGGCGCCCTGGCAGATCAGGGCATCTTTGTTCCTTCTGCCTGTGGCGGCGGCGGTACTTGTGGCCAGTGTCGTGTTCATGTCCATTCAGGCGGCGGTGATATTCTGCCGACCGAAATGGGTCATGTGAACAAGCGTGAAGCTAAAGAAGGTTGTCGCCTTTCATGTCAGGTTGCGGTTAAGCAGGACATGGATATTGAATTAGAAGATGAAATTTTCGGTGTTCAGCAATGGGAATGTGAAGTTATCTCTAACGATAACAAAGCCACTTTCATTAAAGAGCTGAAATTACAAATTCCTAACGGCGAGTCTGTACCTTTCCGTGCCGGCGGTTATATTCAGATTGAAGCCCCTGCCCATCACGTGAAATACAAAGACTTTGATATTGATGAGCAATATCGTGGTGACTGGGAGCACTTTGGTTTCTTCGATGTAGAATCAAAAGTGGATACCGATACCCTGCGAGCCTACTCTATGGCGAACTATCCGGAAGAGGAAGGCATTATCATGCTGAACGTGCGTATCGCTACGCCGCCTCCGGGTAAGCTGCATTTACCTGCCGGTAAAATGTCATCTTATATCTTCAGCCTTAAGCCTGGCGATAAAGTGACGATTTCAGGTCCGTTCGGTGAATTCTTCGCTAAAGATACCGATGCGGAAATGGTCTTTATCGGCGGTGGTGCCGGTATGGCGCCAATGCGTTCGCATATCTTCGATCAGCTTAAACGTTTGAAATCCAAGCGTAAGATGAGCTTCTGGTATGGTGCCCGTTCATTGCGCGAAATGTTCTATGAAGATGATTATAACGGCCTGGCGGCTGATAATGACAACTTCGAATGGCATGTGGCCTTATCTGATCCTCAGCCTGAAGATAACTGGGACGGCATGACCGGCTTTATCCATAATGTCTTGTATGAAAACTACCTGAAGGACCATGAAGCGCCTGAAGATTGTGAGTACTACATGTGTGGGCCACCTATGATGAATGCGGCCGTTATCCATATGCTTAAAGACTTAGGTGTGGAAGACGAAAACATCATGTTAGATGACTTCGGCGGCTAA
- the nqrM gene encoding (Na+)-NQR maturation NqrM, with the protein MTIFLITLGFFLVIVMAMAVGYIFQQKTLAGSCGGLSSIGIDKACDCDNPCEKRQERERKAALKQENSIDIKNI; encoded by the coding sequence ATGACAATATTTTTAATCACTTTGGGATTCTTTTTGGTCATCGTCATGGCTATGGCTGTGGGTTATATTTTCCAGCAAAAGACCCTGGCAGGCAGCTGTGGCGGCTTATCGTCCATAGGGATTGATAAAGCCTGTGACTGTGACAATCCATGTGAGAAACGCCAGGAGCGTGAACGCAAAGCGGCATTGAAGCAGGAAAACAGTATAGATATCAAAAATATTTAG
- a CDS encoding regulatory protein RecX yields the protein MNKEILHSAVNFLARREHSEKELVNKLKSKEYAPDEISVVIEHLIAKDYLSDQRFADSVFRYRLSRGFGWRYIQNELQQKGVSAALIKALGQEQETDWYHQAELAYNKRFALKEIKDQKDKAKRIRFLQYRGFSIDEIMAVLQTD from the coding sequence TTGAACAAAGAAATATTGCATTCGGCGGTTAACTTTTTAGCCAGGCGCGAACACTCGGAAAAAGAGCTGGTGAATAAGCTTAAATCCAAGGAGTATGCCCCTGATGAAATCAGCGTCGTTATTGAACATCTAATCGCAAAAGATTATTTAAGTGATCAACGTTTTGCCGACAGTGTGTTTCGTTATCGCCTCAGCCGTGGCTTTGGCTGGCGTTATATTCAAAATGAATTACAGCAAAAGGGGGTTAGCGCCGCCCTGATAAAAGCGCTTGGCCAGGAGCAGGAGACCGATTGGTATCACCAGGCCGAGCTTGCGTATAATAAACGCTTTGCTCTCAAAGAAATCAAAGATCAAAAAGATAAAGCCAAGCGGATACGTTTTCTCCAATACCGCGGTTTTTCGATCGACGAAATTATGGCAGTATTGCAAACAGATTAA
- the alaS gene encoding alanine--tRNA ligase, translating to MIKTSAEVRQAFLDYFASKQHQIVPSSSLVPGNDATLLFTNAGMVPFKDVFLGAESRSYTRATSSQRCVRAGGKHNDLENVGYTARHHTFFEMLGNFSFGDYFKEDAIRFAWEFLTDVLKLPKEKLWVTVFEEDSEAEKIWLEQIGVDPARLSRIGAKDNFWSMGDTGPCGPCTEIFYDHGEDIFGGPPGTPDEDGDRYIEIWNLVFMQYNRHADGTMEPLPKPSVDTGMGLERISAIMQGVHSNYEIDIFQGLISDAANLLGCGDLEHKSLRVIADHIRSCSFLIADDVMPSNEGRGYVLRRIIRRAIRHGHKLEAKSHFFHKLVASLAKQMGQAYPELIQKQETIEKILRIEEEQFGRTLDRGMLLLEDILSNLKGDTIAGDDVFKLYDTYGFPADLTADIARERQLKIDHNGFDVAMGLQRERAQQASQFGTDYNEQMKSDHDTRFKGYTNSSYSSTVVEIFKDAQSVSQLASGEQGVVILDATPFYAESGGQVGDSGELHLPGGVFEVTDTIKLGNAFAHVGVAHTSVQLNARVRAEIDTVRRAAIVKNHTATHLLHAALRKVLGEHVTQKGSLVEPEKLRFDFSHFEGVTLNELREVEQMVNSEIRRNLERHTALMPIDEAKEKGAMALFGEKYDDEVRVVTLGEFSTELCGGVHVERSGDIGLFKITSEAGIAAGVRRIEAVTAEAALCFVEQQSSSLASIAALVKSDVPGVTGKVELLISKAKQQEKEIAQLKQQLAAQAGSDLVSQAKDIHGVKVLVAELDGVESKALRGMMDELKNKMQSGIIMLATANEGKVGLIAGVTKDLVGRVKAGELVNMVAQQVGGKGGGRPDMAQAGGSQPENVAPALASVEPWLAEKLS from the coding sequence ATGATAAAGACCAGTGCCGAAGTACGTCAGGCATTTTTAGATTATTTTGCATCTAAGCAGCATCAAATCGTTCCCAGCAGCTCACTTGTGCCGGGCAATGACGCCACTTTACTTTTTACCAATGCCGGCATGGTGCCATTTAAAGACGTATTTTTAGGCGCTGAAAGCCGCAGTTACACCCGGGCAACGTCATCGCAGCGCTGTGTACGCGCCGGCGGTAAACATAACGATTTGGAAAATGTCGGTTATACCGCCCGCCATCATACGTTTTTTGAAATGCTGGGCAACTTCAGCTTTGGCGATTACTTTAAAGAAGATGCCATTCGTTTTGCCTGGGAGTTCTTAACGGATGTGTTAAAGCTGCCAAAAGAAAAGTTATGGGTGACGGTTTTTGAAGAAGACAGCGAAGCGGAAAAAATCTGGCTGGAGCAAATTGGCGTAGATCCCGCGCGTCTTTCCCGCATCGGCGCCAAAGATAATTTCTGGTCCATGGGAGATACCGGTCCTTGCGGCCCCTGTACCGAGATTTTCTACGACCATGGTGAAGATATCTTCGGTGGTCCTCCGGGCACACCGGATGAAGACGGCGATCGTTATATTGAAATCTGGAACCTGGTTTTCATGCAGTATAACCGCCATGCCGACGGCACTATGGAGCCTTTACCTAAGCCTTCGGTAGATACAGGTATGGGGCTTGAGCGTATCTCGGCCATTATGCAGGGGGTACACAGCAACTATGAAATTGATATCTTCCAGGGGCTGATTAGCGATGCTGCCAATTTACTTGGCTGCGGTGACCTTGAGCATAAATCCCTGCGGGTCATTGCCGATCATATCCGTTCATGTAGTTTCCTGATCGCCGATGACGTGATGCCTTCCAATGAAGGACGCGGTTATGTGCTGCGCCGTATTATCCGACGCGCTATCCGTCATGGTCACAAGCTGGAAGCGAAATCGCATTTCTTCCATAAGCTGGTGGCTTCACTGGCTAAGCAGATGGGACAAGCCTACCCTGAGCTGATCCAGAAGCAGGAGACCATCGAAAAAATCCTGCGCATTGAAGAAGAACAGTTCGGCCGTACCTTAGATCGCGGTATGTTGCTGCTTGAAGATATCTTAAGTAACCTTAAAGGGGATACCATCGCCGGTGACGATGTCTTTAAACTTTACGATACCTACGGTTTCCCGGCGGATTTAACCGCCGATATTGCCCGCGAGCGCCAGCTGAAAATCGACCATAACGGTTTTGATGTTGCTATGGGCCTGCAACGCGAGCGTGCCCAGCAGGCCAGCCAGTTCGGTACTGACTATAATGAGCAGATGAAATCGGATCACGATACCCGCTTTAAAGGTTATACCAACAGCTCTTACTCATCGACGGTTGTGGAAATCTTCAAAGATGCCCAATCGGTATCACAACTTGCAAGCGGCGAGCAGGGGGTTGTGATCCTCGATGCCACGCCTTTTTATGCCGAATCCGGCGGCCAGGTCGGCGATAGCGGTGAACTGCATCTGCCGGGCGGTGTTTTTGAAGTAACCGACACCATTAAACTAGGCAATGCTTTTGCCCATGTTGGTGTGGCCCATACCAGTGTCCAGCTAAATGCCAGGGTCAGGGCTGAAATTGATACCGTACGCCGTGCTGCCATAGTTAAAAACCACACCGCGACTCACCTGTTACATGCTGCCTTAAGAAAAGTGTTAGGGGAGCATGTTACCCAGAAAGGCTCCCTGGTAGAGCCGGAAAAATTACGTTTTGACTTCTCCCATTTTGAAGGGGTGACACTAAACGAGCTTCGGGAAGTTGAGCAGATGGTCAACAGTGAAATCCGCCGTAACCTGGAGCGCCACACCGCGTTAATGCCGATTGATGAAGCCAAAGAAAAAGGTGCTATGGCCCTGTTTGGTGAAAAGTATGACGATGAAGTACGGGTGGTGACCTTAGGTGAGTTCTCAACCGAACTTTGTGGTGGCGTACACGTTGAGCGCAGCGGTGATATCGGTTTATTTAAAATCACCTCAGAAGCAGGCATTGCTGCCGGCGTTCGCCGTATTGAAGCGGTAACGGCCGAAGCCGCGCTGTGTTTTGTTGAGCAGCAGTCTTCTTCACTTGCCAGCATCGCCGCGCTGGTGAAATCCGATGTACCGGGGGTAACCGGTAAAGTTGAGTTATTGATCAGCAAAGCTAAGCAGCAGGAAAAAGAAATTGCCCAGTTGAAGCAGCAATTGGCAGCCCAGGCGGGTTCTGACTTGGTATCACAGGCAAAAGATATTCACGGCGTTAAAGTGCTGGTTGCCGAGCTTGACGGCGTTGAGTCTAAAGCGCTGCGCGGCATGATGGATGAGCTGAAAAATAAAATGCAGTCCGGCATCATTATGCTGGCCACTGCCAACGAGGGTAAGGTTGGCCTGATTG